One window from the genome of Metabacillus flavus encodes:
- the wrbA gene encoding NAD(P)H:quinone oxidoreductase yields the protein MSNVNVAVIYYSSTGTNYQLAKWAEEGAKSFGAEVKVLKVKELAPKEAIESNPAWKAHLEETANVPEASLADLEWADAIIFSVPTRFGNVPSQMKQYLDTTGGLWFQGKLANKVVSAMSSASNPHGGQEQTILSLYATMYHWGAIVAAPGYTDQSAFTSGGNPYGNSVTVGQDGSIQEDVQEAVKHQARRTAMIAAAVKNGI from the coding sequence ATGTCCAATGTAAACGTTGCGGTTATTTATTACAGTTCCACTGGTACAAATTATCAGCTGGCTAAATGGGCAGAAGAGGGAGCTAAATCGTTCGGTGCAGAAGTAAAGGTACTGAAAGTGAAAGAACTTGCGCCTAAGGAAGCAATTGAATCAAATCCGGCATGGAAAGCACACCTTGAAGAAACAGCAAATGTACCTGAAGCTTCACTTGCAGACCTGGAGTGGGCAGATGCCATCATTTTCAGTGTACCGACACGCTTTGGAAACGTTCCGTCTCAGATGAAGCAGTATTTGGACACTACAGGCGGATTATGGTTCCAGGGGAAGCTTGCCAATAAAGTAGTCAGCGCCATGTCTTCAGCAAGCAACCCTCATGGAGGCCAGGAGCAAACCATTTTAAGCTTGTATGCAACTATGTATCACTGGGGAGCAATCGTAGCAGCACCAGGCTATACCGACCAATCTGCATTCACATCCGGAGGAAATCCATACGGAAACAGTGTGACAGTCGGACAGGACGGCAGCATACAGGAAGATGTTCAGGAAGCTGTCAAACATCAGGCCAGACGTACGGCAATGATCGCAGCAGCGGTCAAAAACGGAATATGA
- a CDS encoding spore gernimation protein GerT has product MFPWNKQYPFNQQKMPDFFKTMNPNQVENYVQEVMGQVFGQDQSAGFPYQFSKNKEEKQAPPSENWYEATDRIYFKINIPSKIARDVKIQHNSHQLTLLNFPEKGERKTFQIPFLVRRKGTKATYQDEELELSFLKNEDLNVTEIHIPEEDIRS; this is encoded by the coding sequence ATGTTTCCATGGAATAAGCAATATCCATTTAATCAGCAGAAAATGCCTGATTTTTTTAAGACAATGAATCCCAATCAAGTTGAAAACTACGTTCAGGAGGTAATGGGCCAGGTATTCGGCCAGGATCAATCCGCCGGATTCCCCTACCAATTTTCCAAAAATAAAGAAGAAAAACAAGCTCCTCCTTCCGAAAATTGGTATGAAGCAACAGACCGGATTTACTTTAAAATAAATATTCCTTCAAAGATAGCGAGAGATGTCAAAATCCAGCACAACAGTCATCAGCTGACGCTTTTAAATTTCCCTGAAAAAGGAGAAAGAAAAACCTTTCAAATTCCCTTTCTCGTAAGGAGAAAAGGAACGAAAGCGACCTATCAGGATGAAGAACTGGAGCTGTCCTTTTTAAAGAATGAGGATTTAAATGTTACGGAAATTCATATTCCGGAAGAAGACATTAGGAGCTGA
- the rarD gene encoding EamA family transporter RarD, whose translation MHEHVKHDKTGILLTAGSYFLWGILPLYWKAADSVSSEEILAHRIFWSFIFMLLVITAGKNWPVMIQTLREMKKRPLLIGSLILSSLLISTNWFVYIWAVNNHHILEASLGYYINPLISVLLGMVFLKEKLNGWQKLSFVLALTGVLISSFHFGSFPWISIILALSFGLYGLTKKVTKLNASIGLTFETLAVMPVSVIYLLHLSQKGEASFLAGSLSVDLLLIGAGVVTAIPLLLFASGAQRIPLYMTGILQYIAPTLTLIAGLAIFNESFTSVDLITFTFIWSALAVFTFSNSKGARSVQLKRMKNNSADI comes from the coding sequence TTGCACGAACATGTAAAACATGACAAAACCGGAATTCTGCTGACAGCCGGTTCTTATTTTTTATGGGGTATTCTTCCACTATACTGGAAAGCAGCTGATTCAGTAAGTTCAGAAGAAATCCTGGCACATCGGATTTTTTGGTCTTTTATTTTTATGCTGCTGGTGATTACAGCCGGCAAGAACTGGCCGGTAATGATCCAGACATTGCGTGAAATGAAGAAACGTCCGCTATTAATCGGATCCCTTATCTTATCTTCCTTGCTTATCAGCACCAACTGGTTTGTATACATATGGGCCGTGAACAACCATCATATTTTAGAAGCCAGTCTTGGATATTATATTAATCCGTTAATCAGTGTCCTCCTTGGAATGGTGTTTTTGAAAGAGAAGCTGAATGGTTGGCAAAAACTCTCCTTCGTGCTGGCGTTAACCGGTGTTCTGATTTCAAGTTTTCACTTTGGAAGCTTCCCTTGGATTTCCATCATTCTCGCTTTAAGCTTCGGGTTATACGGTCTTACTAAGAAGGTTACGAAGCTGAATGCCTCCATTGGATTGACCTTTGAAACCCTAGCCGTTATGCCAGTATCAGTGATTTATCTGCTGCACCTTTCACAAAAAGGCGAAGCATCATTTTTAGCAGGAAGCCTTTCCGTGGATCTCCTGCTGATCGGAGCTGGAGTCGTAACCGCTATTCCGCTTCTTCTTTTTGCAAGCGGGGCACAGAGAATACCTCTTTACATGACGGGGATTCTTCAATACATTGCTCCTACCTTGACACTCATCGCCGGGCTCGCCATCTTTAATGAATCCTTTACCAGTGTAGATCTAATTACATTTACATTTATCTGGTCTGCCCTCGCCGTTTTTACTTTCTCTAACAGTAAAGGAGCCAGAAGCGTCCAGCTTAAAAGGATGAAAAATAATTCAGCGGATATTTAA
- a CDS encoding 3-hydroxybutyrate dehydrogenase: MVENKVVFITGAAQGIGYEIGEKFAAEGAKVVLTDLNEEGVKKAAETLAQNGQQTLGLKCDVTNEEELKNAIDETISHFGRLDILINNAGMQHVSPIEEFSTQRYELLVKIMLTAPFMAIKHVFPHMKKQGFGRIINMSSINGLIGFAGKAAYNSAKHGVIGLTKVAALEGAEQGITVNALCPGYVDTPLVRGQMQDLAKTRNVPLEKVLEEVIYPLVPQKRLLSVEEIADYAIFLSSDKARGVTGQAVVLDGGYTAQ, translated from the coding sequence ATGGTTGAAAATAAAGTTGTTTTTATTACTGGAGCCGCACAAGGAATTGGGTATGAAATCGGGGAAAAATTTGCTGCAGAAGGCGCTAAAGTCGTTTTGACGGACCTTAATGAAGAAGGCGTTAAAAAAGCAGCAGAAACCCTCGCACAAAATGGACAGCAAACGCTTGGCCTTAAATGTGATGTAACGAACGAAGAGGAATTGAAAAATGCAATTGACGAGACCATTTCCCACTTCGGCAGACTGGATATCCTAATTAATAATGCAGGAATGCAGCACGTATCACCAATCGAAGAATTCTCAACCCAGCGTTACGAGCTTCTTGTTAAAATCATGCTGACCGCTCCATTCATGGCCATTAAACATGTATTCCCTCACATGAAAAAACAAGGCTTCGGACGCATCATAAATATGTCTTCCATCAATGGGCTCATTGGATTCGCAGGTAAAGCCGCTTACAATAGTGCAAAACACGGCGTAATCGGTTTAACCAAGGTTGCAGCTCTTGAAGGTGCAGAACAAGGCATCACGGTTAATGCTCTTTGCCCGGGGTATGTTGACACTCCGCTTGTGCGCGGTCAAATGCAGGACTTGGCTAAAACACGGAATGTTCCTCTTGAAAAAGTTCTGGAAGAAGTTATCTACCCTCTAGTACCGCAAAAACGTTTGCTCAGTGTTGAAGAAATTGCTGATTATGCAATCTTCCTTTCCAGCGACAAAGCTCGCGGAGTAACAGGACAAGCTGTTGTACTGGATGGCGGCTACACAGCTCAATAA
- the bshB2 gene encoding bacillithiol biosynthesis deacetylase BshB2: MNEHVLVVLPHPDDESFGVAGLIALKRKAGVPVTYACGTLGEMGRNMGSPLFANRETLPLIRKRELQDACKAMDVTDLRMLGMRDKTLEFEDIDLFADRIESIIQEVKPTLIVTFYPDHGVHPDHDATGRAVIHALKRMPAEERPETYCLAITKNRENVLGAPDIILDIREVAETKMEALKAHRSQTEGLIRQMEENFKKGVPQVMNWFETETYWHYQW, from the coding sequence ATGAATGAACATGTATTGGTTGTTTTGCCGCATCCGGATGATGAATCATTTGGGGTTGCCGGTTTAATTGCGTTAAAGCGAAAAGCAGGGGTACCAGTTACATATGCCTGCGGAACACTGGGAGAAATGGGAAGAAATATGGGAAGCCCATTATTCGCTAACCGCGAGACACTTCCGCTTATTAGAAAAAGGGAGCTGCAGGATGCATGCAAGGCAATGGATGTTACGGATTTAAGAATGCTTGGCATGAGGGATAAAACACTTGAGTTCGAAGATATCGATCTTTTCGCAGACCGCATTGAAAGTATCATCCAAGAGGTAAAACCGACATTGATTGTCACGTTTTATCCGGATCATGGCGTTCATCCAGACCATGATGCTACAGGCAGAGCGGTTATCCATGCACTAAAAAGAATGCCTGCTGAAGAGCGCCCGGAAACATACTGCCTGGCTATTACGAAAAATAGAGAAAACGTTCTCGGTGCTCCTGATATAATACTGGATATCAGGGAAGTGGCTGAAACAAAAATGGAAGCATTAAAAGCCCATCGTTCTCAGACAGAAGGCTTAATCAGGCAAATGGAAGAAAACTTTAAAAAAGGCGTGCCTCAAGTCATGAACTGGTTTGAGACAGAAACCTACTGGCATTATCAATGGTAA
- a CDS encoding SDR family NAD(P)-dependent oxidoreductase has protein sequence MDAKTVIVTGASNGIGEGVARAYCKEGFNVVLADYDSEKGKKLEADLLKQNDNVLFLKTDVRNPEDIIGCVEETVRTFGKIDVLINNAGAVAFENPLELSVDEWDNILSTNLRSVFLFSREAAKHMKDRTGGSIVNIASTRSQMSEPHSEAYAASKGGIVALTHALAASFADYSITVNAISPGWIHTGNLEDLREVDHSQHLSGRVGEPSDIAGACLYLTQASNSFVNGVNLVIDGGMTRKMIYEH, from the coding sequence ATGGATGCAAAAACAGTTATTGTAACCGGAGCATCAAACGGGATTGGAGAAGGGGTTGCACGAGCATACTGCAAAGAGGGATTTAATGTTGTATTAGCTGATTATGATTCCGAAAAGGGGAAAAAGCTGGAAGCGGATTTACTAAAGCAAAACGACAACGTATTATTTTTAAAAACAGATGTCAGGAATCCTGAGGATATCATTGGCTGTGTGGAAGAGACGGTGCGAACATTCGGCAAAATTGATGTTTTGATTAATAATGCAGGCGCAGTCGCGTTCGAGAATCCCCTTGAACTTTCCGTGGATGAGTGGGATAACATTCTTTCCACAAACCTGCGAAGCGTATTTTTATTTTCAAGAGAGGCAGCTAAGCATATGAAGGACCGAACCGGGGGTTCCATAGTCAATATAGCTTCAACAAGATCACAAATGTCAGAGCCTCATTCAGAGGCATATGCAGCATCCAAAGGTGGAATCGTTGCTTTGACCCATGCCCTGGCTGCTTCGTTTGCGGACTATTCCATCACAGTAAATGCTATATCACCAGGCTGGATTCACACAGGTAATTTAGAAGATCTTAGAGAAGTTGATCATTCCCAGCATCTCTCAGGAAGAGTGGGTGAACCTTCTGACATAGCAGGTGCCTGTCTTTACCTCACTCAAGCTTCAAACAGCTTTGTAAATGGTGTGAACCTTGTCATAGATGGCGGAATGACACGCAAGATGATTTACGAACATTAA
- a CDS encoding DUF2188 domain-containing protein, producing the protein MPWSKQDYPDSMKNLPDKTREKAIGIANALLEEDYEEGRAIAIATSQAEKWADGREEPGQTYKLHKREEKWVLEKEDSKRASFTFDTKADAIKKARELVQNQHASITVYKEDGSRDQTIN; encoded by the coding sequence ATGCCGTGGAGCAAACAGGACTATCCGGATTCGATGAAAAACCTTCCTGACAAAACCAGGGAAAAGGCCATCGGAATTGCCAACGCCCTGCTGGAGGAGGATTACGAAGAAGGCAGAGCGATCGCTATTGCAACTTCTCAGGCGGAAAAATGGGCAGACGGCAGAGAAGAGCCTGGCCAAACATATAAACTCCACAAAAGAGAAGAAAAATGGGTTCTTGAGAAGGAAGATAGCAAAAGGGCAAGCTTCACTTTTGATACAAAAGCAGATGCCATAAAAAAAGCAAGAGAGCTGGTTCAAAATCAACATGCTTCCATTACAGTATACAAAGAGGATGGATCCCGGGATCAAACAATTAATTAA
- a CDS encoding nitroreductase family protein: MATTIADDLLTLMGERTSVRHYDKSESISKEDLTDILESAVKAPSAWNLQHWNFLVFHSAESKERLLPIAYSQNQIVESSAVVAILGDLEANKNTDQVYNPLVDAGYMSKEIKETLAGQINGAYTNPVYARDAAYSNASLAAMQLMLAAKAKGFDTCAIGGFNGEELIKEFKVSERYVPVMLISIGKAAKPAHKSDRINLDQLSVWL, translated from the coding sequence ATGGCAACAACCATTGCAGATGATTTGCTGACACTTATGGGTGAACGCACATCCGTCCGTCATTATGACAAATCTGAATCCATATCAAAAGAAGATTTAACTGACATCCTGGAATCTGCTGTTAAAGCTCCATCAGCGTGGAACCTGCAGCACTGGAACTTTTTAGTATTCCATAGCGCAGAATCAAAAGAACGCCTTCTGCCAATCGCATACAGCCAAAATCAAATTGTTGAATCTTCAGCAGTTGTCGCGATTTTAGGCGACTTGGAAGCAAACAAAAACACAGACCAGGTATACAATCCGCTTGTAGATGCCGGTTATATGTCCAAAGAAATTAAGGAAACGCTTGCAGGCCAAATCAATGGTGCTTATACTAACCCTGTATATGCCCGTGATGCCGCTTACAGCAACGCTTCTCTAGCAGCTATGCAGCTTATGCTTGCTGCAAAAGCTAAGGGTTTCGACACATGTGCCATCGGCGGTTTCAACGGAGAAGAACTAATCAAAGAATTCAAAGTATCAGAAAGATATGTACCGGTTATGCTGATTTCCATCGGAAAAGCGGCAAAACCTGCTCATAAAAGTGACAGAATCAACCTTGATCAATTATCCGTCTGGCTCTAA
- a CDS encoding MATE family efflux transporter: protein MLSAPAYSEKLKQFSIILFPILITQLGLYSMTFLDTTMSGKVSPEDLAGVAVGSSIWVPVYTGLSGIFMAITPMAGQLAGAKKTKDIPFTVIQGLYLSIFMTALIITAGFFILNPLLSFLPLEEKVEVIAKNYLIALSFGILPLFLYGVLRSFIDSLGMTRITMWITLTALPVNFVLNYLFIFGNLGFPELGGAGAGVATGITYWITAIITIAILTQHPSLASFSLFSHFYKVSLQKWREILAIGMPIGFAIFFETSIFAAVTLFMSEYNTVTIASHQAAMNFASFLYMIPLSISMALTIVIGYEAGAKRWKDAKEYSYLGILMGICLSLLTAAVIFFFRGFIASIYTENADVLQLTKTFLIYAIFFQMSDAIAAPIQGALRGYKDVQFTFYTALISYWAIGLPLGYVLAQYTSLQAFGYWIGLIAGLASGAIGLSLRLGRTQKLVQDTPSKNLQ, encoded by the coding sequence ATGCTATCTGCACCTGCATATTCAGAAAAACTAAAGCAATTCAGCATCATCCTGTTTCCTATTCTTATTACCCAGCTTGGTCTTTACTCCATGACGTTTCTTGATACAACGATGTCAGGCAAGGTCAGTCCGGAGGACCTAGCAGGAGTGGCCGTTGGTTCAAGTATTTGGGTTCCGGTTTATACGGGATTAAGCGGAATCTTTATGGCTATCACGCCGATGGCCGGGCAGCTTGCAGGGGCTAAAAAGACAAAAGACATTCCCTTTACCGTCATTCAGGGGCTTTACCTGTCCATTTTCATGACAGCTCTTATTATTACGGCAGGATTTTTCATTCTTAATCCTTTGCTATCTTTCCTCCCTTTGGAAGAAAAGGTGGAAGTCATCGCAAAAAATTATTTAATTGCCCTTTCCTTCGGGATTCTGCCTCTTTTTCTTTACGGAGTTCTAAGGAGCTTTATTGACTCACTCGGCATGACACGGATTACCATGTGGATCACGCTGACAGCACTCCCGGTAAACTTTGTCTTGAATTATTTGTTTATTTTTGGAAATCTTGGCTTCCCCGAGCTTGGAGGAGCTGGAGCCGGAGTTGCCACTGGTATTACCTATTGGATAACAGCCATCATAACAATCGCTATTTTAACTCAACACCCTTCTTTGGCTTCTTTTTCCCTCTTTTCGCATTTTTATAAAGTGTCTTTGCAAAAATGGAGAGAAATTTTAGCGATTGGAATGCCGATCGGATTTGCTATTTTTTTTGAAACAAGTATTTTTGCAGCGGTAACACTGTTTATGAGCGAATACAATACAGTCACAATTGCTTCCCATCAGGCAGCAATGAATTTCGCCTCATTCCTATACATGATTCCGCTCTCCATTTCAATGGCGTTAACTATTGTCATAGGGTATGAAGCCGGGGCAAAAAGATGGAAGGATGCAAAGGAGTACAGTTATCTCGGAATCTTAATGGGAATTTGCCTGTCTCTTTTGACCGCAGCCGTCATTTTCTTTTTCAGAGGGTTTATCGCTTCGATTTATACCGAAAATGCTGATGTTCTCCAGTTAACGAAAACATTTCTGATCTATGCGATTTTCTTTCAAATGTCGGATGCGATTGCTGCACCGATTCAAGGAGCCCTTCGAGGTTATAAAGATGTCCAATTTACCTTTTATACTGCCCTGATTTCTTATTGGGCAATCGGACTTCCACTTGGATATGTGCTTGCCCAATATACCAGCCTTCAGGCGTTTGGGTATTGGATCGGTCTGATCGCGGGGCTTGCTTCAGGGGCAATCGGGCTTTCACTTAGACTTGGAAGAACCCAAAAGCTTGTTCAGGACACCCCTTCGAAAAATTTGCAATAA
- a CDS encoding YojF family protein, with translation MKPIIPSEVQTYLDQHANKDVYIHLETTTGAYNAHQNENSMTVVAFIRNVKFRYSLAKITGFGPFRVGLKMEEGWTYAEGLTDFTIDEQNRLILAGHHPDGKLAIALQISTVPFPS, from the coding sequence ATGAAACCTATTATACCTAGTGAGGTCCAGACGTACCTGGATCAGCATGCAAATAAAGACGTATACATTCATCTTGAAACGACAACCGGCGCATACAATGCTCACCAAAATGAAAACAGCATGACAGTTGTGGCGTTCATAAGAAACGTCAAGTTCCGTTACTCACTTGCGAAAATCACCGGTTTTGGACCTTTCAGAGTAGGATTGAAAATGGAGGAAGGCTGGACTTATGCAGAAGGATTAACGGATTTTACCATCGATGAGCAAAACCGTTTGATTCTTGCTGGACATCACCCTGACGGAAAACTTGCCATTGCGCTGCAAATCAGTACAGTGCCATTTCCATCTTGA
- a CDS encoding pyruvate kinase — protein sequence MSKKLTEKRILSLLNKSGHSIMVTMDKSLQEAEIAGLLESGMDIARVNCGHDGVKEWKEIIERVKRATEMTHLPCRIYMDLSGPKIRITKLPNNLSTVKMQSGEAIRISLTESEKMSGMFSTNMPKAFRNARKGDRLLINDGKIQGIIVYKTEEIIVANVHHYLKKSVSIKMNDGINLPDSLSFLLLPAMSEKDINESAFIFRHADIVGLSFVHTKEDLQFLKNLMLEKAGKILPITAKIETEYAVKNLPSIISEGLKHEGFGVMAARGDLAVEAGFEKLGRLQDDVMSVCFHSQTPLIYATEVLASLAKNGMASRPEIVDAHRSYKAACTMLNKGLYIENAVTMLKEIGEDRKESLEFIEAHPFEE from the coding sequence ATGAGTAAGAAATTAACCGAAAAGAGGATTCTATCCCTTTTAAACAAGAGCGGCCATTCGATTATGGTAACCATGGATAAAAGCCTGCAGGAAGCAGAAATCGCAGGTCTTCTGGAAAGCGGAATGGACATTGCACGGGTTAATTGCGGTCATGACGGTGTAAAGGAATGGAAGGAAATTATTGAAAGAGTAAAGAGAGCCACCGAAATGACTCATCTTCCCTGCAGAATCTATATGGATTTAAGCGGACCTAAAATACGGATAACCAAACTCCCAAATAACCTATCGACCGTCAAAATGCAGTCCGGCGAGGCGATTCGTATCTCTTTAACTGAATCAGAGAAGATGAGTGGAATGTTCTCTACCAATATGCCAAAAGCCTTCCGCAATGCAAGAAAAGGGGATCGTCTCTTAATAAATGATGGGAAGATACAAGGCATCATTGTTTACAAGACGGAGGAGATCATCGTTGCAAACGTCCATCATTACTTGAAAAAAAGTGTTTCCATTAAGATGAATGATGGAATCAATCTCCCGGATTCATTATCCTTTCTCCTCCTTCCCGCCATGTCTGAAAAGGATATAAACGAGAGTGCGTTCATTTTTCGCCACGCGGATATTGTAGGTCTTTCCTTTGTACATACGAAAGAGGATCTGCAGTTTTTAAAAAATTTAATGCTTGAAAAAGCAGGTAAAATCCTGCCGATTACAGCGAAAATCGAAACGGAATATGCAGTTAAAAATCTTCCTTCCATTATTTCAGAGGGGCTTAAGCACGAAGGTTTCGGGGTGATGGCTGCAAGAGGGGATCTTGCTGTGGAAGCAGGGTTTGAAAAGCTTGGACGGCTGCAGGATGATGTGATGAGTGTTTGCTTTCATTCACAGACACCGCTCATTTATGCAACAGAAGTATTGGCGTCGCTTGCAAAAAACGGAATGGCAAGCCGCCCTGAAATCGTTGATGCCCATCGGTCCTATAAAGCTGCGTGTACGATGCTGAATAAAGGCCTTTATATCGAAAATGCCGTCACCATGCTGAAAGAAATAGGGGAAGACCGAAAAGAAAGTCTGGAGTTTATTGAGGCTCATCCTTTTGAGGAATGA
- a CDS encoding GntP family permease, with protein sequence MFSIILGLILLMVLAYFGWSIIWIAPLISLLVAGIEGLDLLPAYTETYMEGFVGFTKKWFPVFLLGAIFGKLMEETGMAQAVAYKITDFIGKKRAILGVLIGAAVLTYGGVSLFVVVFALYPLTVALFKAADLPRKLIPATLVLGAFTFTMTAIPGTPQIQNIIPTEYFKTTPLAGPVTGIAAGLIMAVGGYFYLAWRGKKLQARGEGYTEPKGGSEVKEVDPSNLPNPYMSIIPLVAVVLSLNVIKLDILPSLLIGIIIIMLLSLKKVKLFISAINGGASGSVMAIINTSAAVGFGAVVTAVPSFSHITDMIMGFGGNPLISEAIAVELLASITGSASGGMGIALQALGDQYYQLSQSTGIAPEAFHRIAAVASGASILPHNGALLTLLTVTGLKHKESYMDVAVVGLIIPIIALIVSILLASAGIY encoded by the coding sequence ATGTTTAGTATCATACTCGGTTTAATTCTGCTGATGGTGCTTGCCTACTTTGGCTGGTCCATCATTTGGATAGCACCGCTCATATCTTTGCTTGTCGCAGGGATTGAAGGGCTGGATTTATTGCCTGCCTATACCGAAACCTATATGGAGGGCTTTGTAGGCTTTACAAAGAAATGGTTCCCTGTCTTCCTGCTTGGTGCAATATTCGGTAAATTAATGGAAGAAACAGGTATGGCTCAGGCTGTAGCTTATAAAATCACCGATTTTATCGGCAAAAAAAGAGCCATACTCGGAGTACTGATCGGTGCAGCTGTCTTAACGTATGGAGGAGTTAGTCTTTTTGTTGTGGTGTTTGCACTCTACCCGTTAACGGTTGCATTATTTAAAGCGGCAGACCTTCCTAGGAAGCTGATCCCTGCTACACTCGTTTTGGGTGCATTTACTTTTACGATGACAGCTATCCCGGGAACACCGCAAATTCAGAATATCATTCCTACCGAATACTTTAAGACGACCCCTTTAGCCGGACCGGTTACAGGGATTGCCGCAGGACTCATTATGGCAGTCGGAGGATATTTCTATCTCGCCTGGCGCGGTAAAAAGCTGCAGGCAAGAGGAGAAGGATACACGGAGCCTAAAGGCGGCAGTGAGGTGAAGGAAGTAGACCCTTCCAATCTGCCTAATCCATACATGTCCATCATTCCGCTCGTTGCGGTCGTTCTTTCATTAAATGTCATAAAACTTGATATATTACCTTCTCTTTTAATTGGTATCATCATCATTATGCTATTGAGCCTGAAAAAGGTTAAGTTGTTTATTAGTGCTATTAACGGCGGAGCATCCGGTTCTGTCATGGCCATAATTAATACAAGTGCTGCTGTTGGATTTGGAGCAGTTGTGACAGCAGTCCCTAGTTTTTCACATATCACAGATATGATTATGGGGTTTGGAGGAAACCCGCTCATCTCAGAAGCAATTGCTGTGGAGCTGCTGGCCAGCATTACGGGTTCCGCTTCCGGAGGAATGGGAATTGCCCTCCAGGCACTAGGTGATCAATATTACCAGCTTTCACAATCAACAGGCATTGCACCTGAGGCATTTCACCGCATTGCAGCCGTCGCTTCCGGGGCTTCCATTCTGCCCCACAACGGAGCACTGTTGACACTGCTTACGGTTACTGGACTTAAGCATAAAGAATCCTATATGGATGTTGCCGTTGTGGGACTGATCATCCCTATTATCGCTTTGATTGTTTCCATTCTGCTTGCATCTGCAGGCATTTACTAA
- a CDS encoding winged helix-turn-helix transcriptional regulator, which yields MKFPNCPHVEFAFKLLGKRWNGMIVHVLIDGPKRFKDLSEIIPSISQKMLAERLKELEAADMIERIVYPETPVKVIYKLTEKGMALENVMKEVQIWGNRYC from the coding sequence ATGAAATTTCCAAATTGTCCGCATGTTGAATTTGCTTTTAAGCTGCTTGGGAAACGATGGAACGGAATGATTGTCCACGTTTTAATAGACGGGCCGAAGCGTTTTAAAGATCTCTCTGAAATCATTCCTAGTATTAGCCAAAAGATGCTTGCTGAACGATTAAAAGAATTGGAAGCCGCTGATATGATTGAGCGGATTGTATATCCTGAAACTCCTGTAAAAGTGATTTATAAGTTGACCGAAAAGGGTATGGCATTAGAGAACGTAATGAAGGAAGTTCAAATATGGGGCAATCGTTATTGCTAG